Proteins encoded by one window of Roseibium sp. Sym1:
- a CDS encoding sensor domain-containing diguanylate cyclase, with amino-acid sequence MFDIGADSKAAPPDKAVSVGYYAPDGKRPPVLPRGYHLHPFDLSKPQEGAAFQICLLEENAPDGLRLELLSRVEDQWYVIVLVEEVPGAERQMRLLSGGADEVVSSRDPAQLALALKRGAGIAEKQARLRRRCQDLAVERDNLQAAIDNLPSPIFFKNRAGIYSGCNKAFEGFIGLPAAKVRGSSVYDVAPQELAKVYEEADEALMREGGIQIYDAEVRFATGEYRTVTFHKAVTRDSESGEVNGLAGAMLDITERKKLEDQLTRAAERDDLTEAYNRRRFFELAAEADRSVPLSVLVLDVDYFKLLNDRHGHACGDTALCHLVSLLDTMLDHPHVFARAGGEEFYILLEDCDPEEAFQLAERIRATVEATPHQHEDKEIPLRVSIGVATAGKNEAVNQVIVRADDALYRAKQAGRNRVCAD; translated from the coding sequence ATGTTCGACATCGGAGCCGATAGCAAAGCGGCGCCGCCCGATAAGGCGGTGAGCGTGGGTTATTATGCTCCGGACGGGAAGAGACCGCCGGTGTTGCCGCGCGGCTACCATCTGCACCCGTTCGATCTTTCCAAGCCACAGGAGGGAGCCGCCTTCCAGATCTGCCTCCTGGAGGAAAACGCACCGGACGGCCTTCGTCTGGAGCTGCTCTCCCGTGTTGAAGACCAATGGTACGTGATCGTGCTTGTGGAGGAGGTGCCGGGGGCCGAGAGACAGATGCGCCTCTTGTCTGGAGGTGCGGACGAAGTTGTCTCCTCGCGGGACCCGGCGCAGCTCGCCCTGGCGTTGAAGCGTGGAGCAGGGATCGCGGAAAAACAGGCCCGCCTGCGGCGCCGGTGCCAGGATCTCGCCGTTGAACGGGACAACCTCCAGGCTGCCATCGACAATCTGCCGTCGCCGATCTTCTTCAAGAACCGGGCCGGGATCTACAGCGGTTGCAACAAGGCCTTCGAAGGCTTCATCGGTCTTCCGGCGGCCAAGGTTCGCGGGTCGAGTGTCTATGACGTCGCGCCACAGGAACTGGCGAAGGTCTACGAGGAAGCCGACGAAGCGCTGATGCGCGAGGGCGGGATCCAGATCTATGATGCGGAGGTCCGCTTTGCGACCGGTGAATACCGGACGGTGACCTTTCACAAGGCCGTCACGAGGGATTCGGAAAGCGGTGAGGTGAACGGCCTTGCCGGGGCCATGCTCGATATTACAGAGCGCAAGAAGCTCGAGGACCAGCTCACGCGCGCGGCGGAACGCGACGATCTGACCGAAGCCTATAACCGGCGCAGGTTCTTCGAACTCGCGGCGGAGGCGGACCGGTCCGTTCCCTTGTCCGTGCTCGTGCTGGACGTGGACTATTTCAAACTTCTCAATGACCGGCATGGCCACGCCTGTGGCGACACGGCCTTGTGCCATCTTGTTTCCCTGCTCGACACGATGCTCGACCATCCGCATGTTTTCGCCCGGGCGGGAGGCGAGGAGTTCTATATCCTTCTGGAAGACTGCGACCCCGAAGAGGCTTTCCAACTCGCTGAAAGAATTCGTGCCACGGTGGAAGCAACTCCGCATCAGCATGAGGATAAGGAAATCCCGCTGCGCGTGAGCATCGGGGTGGCGACGGCGGGCAAGAATGAAGCCGTCAACCAGGTTATCGTACGCGCGGATGACGCGCTTTACCGGGCCAAACAGGCCGGCCGGAACCGGGTCTGTGCGGACTAA
- a CDS encoding acyl-CoA carboxylase subunit beta, giving the protein MKEVLAELEQRRETARLGGGQRRIDAQHGKGKLTARERIEVLLDEGSFEEFDMFKQHRCTDFGMEEQHIPGDGVVTGWGTVNGRTVYVFSKDFTVFGGSLSETHAEKITKLQDMALQNRAPIIGLFDAGGARIQEGVAALGGYGEVFQRNVLASGVIPQISLIMGPCAGGDVYSPAMTDFIFMVRDTSYMFVTGPDVVKTVTNETVTAEELGGASIHTTKSSIADGAFDNDVEALQEMRRLIDFLPMNNLADLPELTNYDDPERIDTSLDTLIPDNPNKPYDMKELVLKTVDEGDFYEIQGNFAGNILTGFGRIEGRTVGIVANQPMVLAGVLDSDASRKAARFVRFCDCFGIPIVTFVDVPGFLPGTAQEYGGLIKHGAKLLFAYAEATVPKITVITRKAYGGAYDVMSSKHIRGDINYAWPTAEIAVMGAKGAVEILYRSELADKDKIAKRTKDYEDRFANPFVAAERGYIDDVIRPHSTRRRVAKALALLRSKKVETPWKKHDNIPL; this is encoded by the coding sequence ATGAAGGAAGTTCTGGCCGAATTGGAACAACGCCGGGAAACGGCCCGGCTGGGTGGCGGGCAGCGCCGCATCGACGCGCAGCACGGCAAAGGCAAGCTGACGGCGCGCGAACGCATCGAAGTGCTGCTGGACGAGGGCTCCTTCGAGGAGTTCGACATGTTCAAGCAGCATCGCTGCACCGATTTCGGCATGGAGGAACAGCACATCCCGGGCGACGGGGTGGTGACCGGCTGGGGCACGGTCAACGGCCGCACCGTCTATGTCTTTTCCAAGGATTTCACCGTGTTCGGCGGATCCCTGTCGGAAACCCACGCGGAAAAGATCACCAAGCTGCAGGACATGGCGCTGCAGAACCGGGCACCGATCATCGGCCTGTTCGATGCCGGCGGCGCCCGCATCCAGGAAGGCGTGGCAGCACTGGGCGGCTATGGCGAGGTGTTCCAGCGCAACGTTCTGGCGTCCGGCGTCATTCCGCAGATCTCGCTGATCATGGGGCCGTGCGCAGGCGGTGATGTCTACTCGCCGGCGATGACCGACTTCATCTTCATGGTCCGGGACACGTCCTACATGTTCGTGACGGGGCCGGACGTGGTCAAGACGGTCACCAACGAGACAGTGACGGCCGAGGAACTCGGCGGTGCCTCCATTCACACGACCAAGTCGTCCATTGCCGACGGTGCCTTCGACAATGACGTGGAAGCGCTGCAGGAGATGCGGCGGCTGATCGACTTCCTGCCGATGAACAACCTGGCCGATCTGCCGGAGCTAACCAATTACGACGATCCTGAACGGATCGATACCAGCCTCGACACATTGATTCCGGATAATCCGAACAAGCCCTACGACATGAAGGAGCTTGTTCTGAAGACCGTCGACGAAGGCGATTTCTACGAGATCCAGGGCAACTTTGCCGGCAATATCCTCACCGGCTTCGGCCGGATCGAAGGACGCACGGTCGGTATTGTCGCCAACCAGCCGATGGTGCTTGCCGGGGTGCTGGATTCGGATGCCAGCCGCAAGGCGGCGCGGTTCGTGCGGTTCTGCGACTGTTTCGGTATTCCGATCGTGACATTTGTCGATGTTCCGGGCTTTTTGCCCGGCACGGCGCAGGAATATGGCGGCCTGATCAAGCACGGTGCAAAGCTCCTGTTCGCCTATGCTGAAGCCACAGTGCCCAAGATCACCGTGATCACGCGCAAGGCCTATGGCGGCGCCTATGACGTGATGAGTTCAAAGCACATCCGCGGCGATATCAACTATGCCTGGCCAACCGCCGAAATCGCGGTGATGGGCGCCAAGGGCGCCGTCGAAATCCTGTACCGCTCGGAACTTGCCGACAAGGACAAGATCGCCAAGCGCACCAAGGACTACGAAGACCGGTTCGCCAATCCGTTCGTGGCCGCCGAGCGCGGCTACATCGATGATGTCATCCGGCCGCATTCAACCCGCCGCCGGGTGGCCAAGGCGCTGGCGCTGCTGCGCTCCAAGAAGGTGGAAACACCCTGGAAGAAGCACGACAACATCCCGCTCTGA
- a CDS encoding HAD family hydrolase, with product MPFTTVLFDLDGTLTDPFDGITRSIQYALEKMGAPAVAAEELRWCIGPPLWDSFRVLLDTQDRGELDRAVAYYRERYTATGLYENTLIKGIPGLLRTLAGAGTRLHVCTSKPHTYAGKIVEHFGLLPYFGKVYGSELDGTRSAKAELIAHILSEESLGGREVVMVGDRKHDLIGANANGVAGIGVLWGYGSREELEEEHPVLIAGTPAEISDFLQPVCTG from the coding sequence TTGCCCTTTACGACCGTTCTGTTTGACCTTGACGGTACCTTGACCGACCCATTCGACGGGATCACCCGCTCCATTCAATACGCGTTGGAAAAGATGGGGGCGCCTGCCGTCGCCGCGGAGGAGCTGCGCTGGTGTATCGGACCTCCGCTCTGGGACAGTTTCCGCGTTTTGCTGGACACGCAGGACAGGGGCGAGCTCGACCGGGCGGTCGCATACTACCGGGAGCGCTATACGGCGACGGGCCTCTACGAGAATACGCTGATCAAGGGCATTCCCGGCCTGTTGCGCACGCTGGCCGGGGCCGGAACCCGGCTTCATGTGTGTACCTCAAAGCCGCACACTTATGCAGGCAAGATCGTCGAGCATTTCGGCCTGCTGCCCTATTTCGGCAAGGTCTACGGCTCCGAGCTGGACGGAACGCGCTCCGCCAAGGCGGAGCTGATTGCCCATATCCTGTCGGAGGAGAGCCTTGGTGGCAGGGAAGTGGTCATGGTGGGCGACCGGAAACACGATCTCATCGGGGCCAATGCCAATGGTGTTGCCGGCATCGGCGTTCTGTGGGGATATGGCAGCCGGGAAGAACTTGAGGAAGAGCACCCGGTGCTGATCGCCGGCACGCCGGCCGAGATTTCCGATTTTCTGCAACCGGTCTGCACAGGTTAG
- a CDS encoding circularly permuted type 2 ATP-grasp protein — protein MSDERTFFNEMLDEAGAPRPCYARLAKWLDDKPANFLSRKSKDAETIFRRLGITFAVYGAEEATERLIPFDPIPRIISAAEWRRLSAGIDQRVRALNAFLHDIYHRQEIIRAGRIPANLILQNEAFLPEMAGFTPARKVYSHIIGTDLVRVSENEFYVLEDNTRTPSGVSYMMENRETMIRLFPELFQTHHVASVDQYPENLLQTLESVAPDPSKSNQTIVVLTPGIYNSAYFEHAFLADSMGVELVEGRDLFVDAGHVYMRTTREPRQVDVIYRRIDDAFLDPLTFNPDSMLGVPGLFDAYRAGNVTICNAPGTGIADDKAIYAYVPDIIEFYTGQKPILNNVPTWNCSRPDDLAYVLDNLEDIVVKEVHGSGGYGMLIGPTASKREIAEFRKILETNPGNYIAQPTLALSACPTHVASGVAPRHVDLRPFVLIGDQVRITPGGLTRVALKKGSLVVNSSQGGGTKDTWVLED, from the coding sequence ATGTCGGACGAACGCACGTTCTTCAACGAAATGCTCGACGAGGCAGGCGCGCCGCGCCCGTGCTATGCAAGGCTCGCCAAGTGGCTGGACGACAAGCCCGCCAATTTCCTTTCCCGCAAGAGCAAGGACGCCGAAACGATCTTCCGCCGGCTCGGCATCACCTTTGCGGTTTATGGAGCCGAGGAAGCCACCGAACGGCTCATTCCCTTCGATCCGATCCCACGCATCATCTCGGCCGCGGAGTGGCGGCGCCTGTCCGCGGGCATCGACCAGCGCGTGCGCGCCCTGAACGCCTTTTTGCACGACATCTACCACCGCCAGGAGATTATTCGGGCCGGGCGGATACCCGCCAACCTCATTCTGCAGAACGAGGCCTTCCTGCCCGAAATGGCCGGCTTCACACCGGCGCGCAAGGTTTATTCCCATATCATCGGCACGGATCTCGTGCGGGTCTCGGAAAACGAATTCTACGTGCTGGAAGACAACACCCGCACACCGTCCGGCGTCTCCTACATGATGGAGAACCGCGAGACGATGATCCGGCTGTTTCCGGAATTGTTCCAGACCCACCACGTCGCCTCGGTCGACCAATACCCCGAGAACCTCTTGCAGACGCTGGAGAGCGTCGCGCCGGACCCCTCGAAATCCAACCAGACCATCGTCGTGCTGACACCCGGGATCTACAACTCAGCCTATTTCGAACATGCCTTTCTGGCGGATTCCATGGGGGTCGAGCTTGTCGAGGGCCGGGACCTCTTCGTCGATGCCGGCCATGTCTACATGCGCACGACGCGGGAACCCCGGCAGGTCGACGTGATTTACCGGCGCATCGACGACGCGTTCCTGGACCCCCTCACCTTCAATCCGGACAGCATGCTCGGCGTACCGGGTCTCTTCGACGCCTATCGTGCGGGCAATGTCACCATCTGCAACGCTCCCGGCACCGGCATCGCGGACGACAAGGCGATCTACGCCTATGTTCCAGACATCATCGAATTCTATACCGGTCAAAAACCGATCCTGAACAACGTGCCGACCTGGAACTGTTCCCGGCCGGATGATCTCGCCTATGTGCTCGACAACCTCGAGGACATCGTCGTCAAGGAAGTGCACGGGTCAGGCGGATACGGCATGCTCATCGGCCCGACGGCCTCAAAGCGGGAAATCGCCGAGTTCCGGAAAATTCTCGAGACAAATCCGGGCAATTACATCGCGCAGCCCACCCTGGCCCTGTCCGCCTGCCCGACCCATGTGGCCTCGGGTGTGGCGCCGCGCCATGTGGATCTCAGGCCCTTTGTCCTGATCGGGGACCAGGTGCGCATCACGCCGGGAGGCCTGACACGGGTCGCCCTGAAAAAAGGCTCGCTCGTCGTCAATTCCAGCCAGGGCGGCGGCACCAAAGACACCTGGGTTCTGGAGGATTGA
- a CDS encoding RNA ligase family protein has translation MDLIKYPRTRHLEGSRLQQGDLSDDQPLSGLAGQTLVVEEKIDGANCAVSFDRDGRLQLQSRGHFLTGGHRERHFDLLKTWASAHAHRFREVLGARFVMYGEWLYAKHTVFYDHLPHFFLEFDLLDRESGRFLSTAERRAALFGLPVMPVPVVYQGELTSAAQLESLVKPSLYKSADWREALREAALASGNRLAMVDRQTEDSDLAEGLYVKQEEGRSVTGRFKFVRADFIQAITDADGHWQSRPVLPNRLADGIDIFAPELAVKGAYDDPDAI, from the coding sequence ATGGATCTCATCAAATATCCACGCACGCGTCACCTGGAAGGGTCACGCCTGCAACAGGGGGACTTGTCCGACGACCAGCCCCTGTCTGGCCTGGCTGGGCAAACACTTGTAGTCGAAGAAAAAATCGATGGCGCAAATTGTGCCGTGTCGTTTGACCGGGACGGGCGGCTTCAGCTTCAAAGCCGGGGGCATTTCCTGACAGGCGGACACCGCGAACGGCATTTCGATCTTCTGAAAACCTGGGCGTCGGCACACGCGCACAGGTTCCGGGAGGTGCTTGGCGCGCGCTTTGTCATGTATGGCGAATGGCTCTATGCCAAACACACGGTGTTTTATGATCATCTGCCGCATTTCTTCCTCGAGTTCGATCTTCTCGACAGGGAAAGCGGACGGTTTCTGAGCACCGCCGAGCGTCGCGCCGCCCTGTTCGGGCTGCCGGTCATGCCGGTTCCCGTTGTCTATCAGGGGGAACTAACCTCGGCCGCACAGCTAGAAAGCTTGGTCAAACCGTCGCTCTACAAGTCCGCAGACTGGCGAGAAGCGCTGCGGGAGGCTGCGCTGGCTTCCGGTAATCGCCTCGCGATGGTCGACCGGCAGACGGAGGATTCCGATCTGGCGGAAGGGCTTTACGTGAAGCAGGAGGAGGGAAGGTCCGTGACCGGACGGTTCAAGTTCGTCCGCGCGGATTTTATTCAGGCGATCACGGACGCGGACGGTCACTGGCAGTCCCGCCCGGTCTTGCCCAATCGTCTGGCGGACGGGATTGACATCTTCGCACCCGAACTGGCGGTGAAAGGAGCCTATGATGATCCCGACGCGATCTGA
- a CDS encoding alpha-E domain-containing protein, producing MLGRTASSLFWLSRYFERAQNLTRLLEVAYRGAIMSHTGQEHGTHWTFALANSGTEAGYKEKYDELTMRQVTSYMIFSKDNPSSIRSCLELGRNNARAVRTGITAELWEAINTTWIEFAETNPQSVTQDKLPDFLAWINQRAHLFRGALLNTILRDDGYFFSQMGNFVERADNTARILNTQCWSLLPDNDIVDDGAMERYQWSAILRALSGRRSYRFAYPNSRLKAFNIAEFLILRTEMPRSLAHCYDWIAETAEDLAQFYGSREPSLDLAADLSRELTEKQMHEIYQQGLHEFLTDFIGKNNQFAHQLCEDYNFS from the coding sequence ATGCTTGGAAGAACCGCCTCTTCGCTGTTTTGGCTGTCCCGCTACTTTGAGCGTGCCCAGAACCTGACCCGCTTGCTGGAAGTGGCCTATCGCGGCGCCATCATGTCCCATACCGGCCAGGAACACGGCACCCACTGGACCTTTGCCCTGGCCAATTCGGGAACGGAGGCCGGCTACAAGGAGAAGTATGACGAGCTGACAATGCGTCAGGTCACGTCCTACATGATCTTTTCAAAGGACAATCCCTCGAGCATCCGCTCCTGCCTGGAACTTGGCCGCAACAACGCGCGCGCGGTTCGTACCGGCATCACGGCGGAACTCTGGGAAGCCATCAACACGACCTGGATCGAATTTGCCGAGACCAACCCCCAATCGGTCACCCAGGACAAGCTGCCCGATTTTCTCGCCTGGATTAACCAGCGCGCGCACCTGTTTCGCGGGGCCCTGCTCAACACGATCCTGCGGGACGACGGATATTTCTTCAGCCAGATGGGCAATTTCGTGGAGCGGGCCGACAACACGGCGCGCATCCTGAACACGCAATGCTGGTCGCTCCTGCCGGACAACGACATTGTCGATGACGGGGCCATGGAACGCTATCAATGGTCAGCCATCTTGCGCGCCTTGTCCGGGCGCCGGAGTTACCGTTTCGCCTATCCGAATTCCCGGCTGAAGGCCTTCAACATTGCCGAGTTCCTGATCCTGCGGACGGAAATGCCGAGATCCCTGGCCCACTGCTACGACTGGATCGCGGAAACGGCCGAGGATCTCGCCCAGTTCTACGGTTCCCGTGAACCAAGCCTCGACCTGGCGGCGGACCTGTCGCGCGAGCTCACGGAAAAACAGATGCACGAGATCTACCAGCAGGGACTGCATGAGTTCCTGACCGATTTCATCGGCAAGAACAACCAGTTCGCCCACCAGCTCTGCGAAGACTACAATTTCTCCTGA
- a CDS encoding proteasome-type protease, with the protein MTYCVGLKLDRGLVFAADTRTNAGVDNVSVYKKLHVWEEPGDRVITLLSAGNLAVTQAVISLLTEHIGTADSERATLMTAKTMFQVARLVGSAVREVKAIDGEALAASADNFFVTFILGGQIKGEEPRLFQIYAAGNFIEVCEDTPFLQIGEHKYGKPILDRVTRSDMRLGEAAKLVLLSFDSTLRSNLSVGMPIDMLLYNTDTFSTDRQVRIEQDDPYFQKLSRGWSDKLRQAFAEIEEFEV; encoded by the coding sequence ATGACCTATTGCGTCGGCTTGAAACTGGACCGCGGACTAGTGTTCGCCGCGGACACCCGCACCAATGCGGGTGTCGACAATGTCTCCGTCTACAAGAAGCTGCATGTCTGGGAAGAGCCCGGTGACCGGGTGATCACGCTGCTGTCTGCCGGCAACCTGGCTGTCACGCAGGCCGTCATTTCGCTGCTCACCGAACACATAGGCACTGCAGATTCCGAACGTGCGACCCTGATGACCGCCAAGACCATGTTCCAGGTCGCCCGCCTGGTCGGCAGCGCCGTGCGCGAGGTCAAGGCGATCGACGGTGAAGCGCTTGCGGCCAGCGCCGACAATTTCTTCGTCACCTTCATTCTGGGCGGGCAGATCAAGGGCGAGGAACCGCGGCTCTTCCAGATCTACGCAGCCGGCAACTTCATCGAGGTCTGCGAGGACACACCGTTTCTGCAGATCGGCGAGCACAAATACGGCAAGCCCATTCTGGACCGGGTCACGCGCTCCGACATGCGTCTCGGCGAGGCCGCCAAGCTGGTGCTCCTGTCCTTCGACAGCACCCTGCGTTCCAACCTTTCGGTCGGCATGCCGATCGACATGCTGCTCTACAACACCGACACCTTCTCCACCGACCGCCAGGTGCGGATCGAACAGGACGATCCCTATTTCCAGAAACTCTCCCGCGGCTGGTCCGACAAGCTCCGTCAGGCCTTCGCCGAGATCGAGGAATTCGAGGTGTGA
- a CDS encoding transglutaminase family protein, with amino-acid sequence MRLTVRHTTRYRYETPLANAMQQLRLTPENGPAQTIVDWSIEAPGIERATTYKDAFGNQVHMVSRSEPVEDVEITATGIVDTTDTSGVLGFEPDAGAPPRLYTRVTPLTQANQAIRKLAAHAESHDKIAGFHALMHAIRDKVDYKTGVTETHAPATSVLAAGEGVCQDHAHIFIAAARSLGIPARYVSGYLLLEDEQASEAHHAWAEVMINGLGWTGFDISNTMCPTDRYIRLTVGLDSRSAAPIRGIRFGGLEENLQVEVDVVQAAFQQQQQ; translated from the coding sequence ATGCGACTGACCGTCCGACACACCACCCGCTACCGCTACGAGACCCCCCTGGCCAACGCCATGCAGCAGTTGCGGCTGACCCCGGAAAACGGGCCCGCCCAGACGATCGTCGACTGGTCCATCGAAGCGCCGGGCATCGAACGCGCCACCACCTACAAGGACGCTTTCGGCAACCAGGTTCACATGGTGTCCCGCAGCGAACCGGTTGAGGACGTTGAAATCACCGCCACAGGCATCGTCGACACCACCGACACGAGCGGCGTGCTCGGTTTTGAGCCCGACGCCGGGGCCCCACCGCGGCTTTACACCCGCGTGACCCCGCTGACCCAGGCAAACCAGGCGATCCGCAAATTGGCGGCCCACGCGGAAAGTCACGACAAGATCGCCGGCTTTCACGCACTCATGCACGCGATCCGCGACAAGGTCGATTACAAGACCGGCGTAACGGAAACCCATGCCCCGGCGACATCCGTCCTGGCGGCCGGCGAAGGCGTCTGCCAGGACCACGCGCATATCTTCATCGCCGCCGCCCGCTCCCTCGGCATTCCTGCCCGCTATGTCTCGGGCTATCTGCTGCTGGAGGATGAACAGGCCTCCGAGGCGCACCACGCCTGGGCGGAAGTGATGATCAACGGTCTTGGATGGACCGGATTTGACATATCCAACACTATGTGTCCGACAGATCGCTATATTCGCTTGACGGTTGGCCTTGATTCCCGTTCTGCTGCCCCGATCAGGGGGATCCGTTTTGGCGGGCTGGAGGAAAACCTGCAGGTTGAAGTGGACGTGGTGCAGGCCGCGTTTCAGCAGCAACAGCAGTGA
- a CDS encoding acetyl-CoA carboxylase biotin carboxylase subunit yields the protein MFSKILVANRGEIACRVIKTARRMGIKTVAVYSDADRDALHVEMADEAVHIGPATAAESYLIADKIIAACKETGAEAVHPGYGFLSERASFPQMLAKEGIVWIGPNPRAIEAMGDKIESKKFANAAKVSTVPGYLGVIESPDQAVEIAEDIGYPVMIKASAGGGGKGMRIAWNAEEVRDGYTRSKSEAASSFGDDRVFIEKFIENPRHIEIQVLGDKHGNAIYLGERECSIQRRNQKVIEEAPSPLVDEATRRLMGEQAVALAKAVDYDSAGTVEFVAGQDKSFFFLEMNTRLQVEHPVTELITGVDLVEQMIRVAAGEALELKQDDIKLNGWSVESRIYAEDPYRNFLPSIGRLVRYRPPEEMTTDHLTIRNDTGVVEGSEISMFYDPMIAKLVTHAPTRAEAIDGMSAALDAFYVDGIQHNVPFLTALMNHPRWRSGELATSFIADEYPDGFVPAVPDDRAYAVLAAVTLSMGALERERLDHLPGRLRPHSGAVREDWVIKLDKTYVPIRLAAGYPGTPVELDVAIGDGPVTTVEAGWAPGDPMWTGKVGDLEVTVQVRPVRGGYRLDWQGYSVLARVMTPRIAELDQLMPEKLPPDTSRMLLCPMPGLVVSIAVAEGQEVKAGEQLAVVEAMKMENVLRAERDCTVSAIKAVPGDSLAVDAVIMEFS from the coding sequence ATGTTTTCGAAAATACTTGTCGCAAACCGGGGTGAGATTGCGTGCCGGGTCATCAAGACCGCCCGCCGCATGGGCATCAAGACCGTTGCGGTCTATTCCGATGCGGACCGCGACGCGCTGCACGTCGAAATGGCCGACGAGGCGGTGCATATCGGTCCGGCCACAGCGGCCGAATCCTATCTGATTGCAGACAAGATCATCGCCGCCTGCAAGGAAACCGGTGCAGAGGCGGTTCATCCGGGATACGGATTCCTGTCCGAACGGGCCAGTTTCCCGCAAATGCTGGCCAAGGAAGGCATCGTCTGGATCGGTCCGAACCCGCGGGCCATAGAGGCCATGGGCGACAAGATCGAATCCAAGAAATTCGCCAATGCGGCCAAGGTCAGCACGGTCCCTGGTTACCTGGGCGTGATCGAGAGCCCGGACCAGGCGGTGGAGATCGCCGAGGACATCGGTTATCCGGTGATGATCAAGGCATCCGCGGGCGGCGGCGGCAAGGGCATGCGCATTGCCTGGAACGCCGAGGAAGTGCGTGACGGCTACACCCGTTCCAAATCCGAGGCCGCGTCCTCCTTCGGCGACGACCGTGTCTTTATCGAGAAGTTCATCGAGAATCCGCGCCATATCGAAATCCAGGTTCTCGGCGACAAGCACGGCAACGCGATCTATCTGGGCGAGCGCGAATGCTCCATCCAGCGGCGCAACCAGAAGGTCATCGAGGAAGCTCCGTCGCCATTGGTCGACGAGGCAACAAGACGCCTGATGGGCGAGCAGGCCGTCGCCCTGGCCAAGGCGGTCGACTATGACAGCGCCGGCACCGTCGAATTTGTCGCCGGACAGGACAAGAGTTTCTTTTTCCTGGAAATGAACACCCGCTTGCAGGTCGAACATCCGGTGACGGAATTGATCACCGGTGTCGATCTGGTGGAACAGATGATCCGCGTTGCCGCCGGCGAGGCGCTTGAGCTCAAGCAGGACGATATCAAGCTGAACGGCTGGTCGGTGGAAAGCCGGATCTATGCCGAAGATCCTTACCGGAATTTCCTGCCCTCCATCGGACGTCTGGTGCGCTACCGGCCGCCGGAGGAGATGACGACCGATCACCTGACGATCCGCAACGATACCGGCGTTGTCGAAGGTTCGGAAATCTCGATGTTCTACGACCCCATGATCGCCAAGCTGGTGACCCATGCACCCACCAGGGCGGAGGCGATCGACGGCATGAGCGCGGCTCTGGATGCCTTCTATGTCGACGGCATTCAGCACAATGTGCCGTTCCTGACAGCGCTGATGAACCACCCACGCTGGCGATCCGGCGAATTGGCCACCAGCTTCATCGCCGATGAATACCCGGACGGCTTCGTTCCGGCGGTTCCCGATGACCGGGCCTATGCGGTTCTGGCCGCGGTGACGCTGTCGATGGGGGCACTCGAGCGGGAACGTCTCGATCATCTGCCGGGACGGCTGCGGCCGCATTCCGGGGCCGTTCGCGAGGACTGGGTGATCAAGCTCGACAAGACTTATGTCCCCATCCGCCTGGCTGCCGGCTATCCGGGAACACCCGTGGAACTGGATGTGGCGATCGGCGACGGCCCGGTCACGACCGTGGAGGCCGGCTGGGCGCCGGGCGATCCGATGTGGACCGGCAAGGTCGGGGACCTCGAAGTCACCGTTCAGGTTCGGCCCGTTCGCGGTGGCTATCGGCTCGACTGGCAGGGCTATTCGGTCCTGGCCAGGGTCATGACCCCGCGCATTGCCGAGCTGGACCAGCTGATGCCGGAAAAACTGCCGCCGGACACGTCCAGGATGCTGCTGTGCCCGATGCCGGGCCTGGTGGTGTCGATTGCGGTGGCCGAGGGACAGGAAGTCAAGGCCGGCGAGCAGCTCGCCGTGGTCGAGGCCATGAAGATGGAAAACGTCCTGCGCGCCGAACGCGACTGCACCGTCTCCGCAATCAAGGCGGTTCCCGGCGACAGCCTTGCGGTGGATGCCGTGATCATGGAGTTCTCCTGA